A window of the Caldalkalibacillus salinus genome harbors these coding sequences:
- a CDS encoding NAD(P)H-dependent flavin oxidoreductase — protein sequence MTRRGIVKTRLTSLLQIKRPIIQGGLAYLAYADLAAAVSRAGGLGQITAMSLSSSSELEREINKVYEQTDQPFGVNFAIGQHGRPYEEMLEVAIEKKVPVISMTGGNPQPLLERLQGTGTATLVLVSSVRQAQKAEALGADAVMAVGQEGGGHLGRDDTGTMVLIPRVVDAVSIPVAASGGIGDGRGLLAALALGADGIEMGTRFIATKECLHAHQAYQSLILQGSENDTVVIKRTLGAPARALDTRTTRLILEKEGQGATYDHLQPLISGQTNKKLIHEGHIDEGFGWAGQVIGMIDDVPSVADLLERMEEEAQARVKRCQEAVDNNG from the coding sequence ATGACGAGGAGGGGTATAGTGAAAACAAGGCTAACCTCATTATTACAAATTAAGCGTCCAATTATCCAAGGGGGACTGGCTTATCTTGCCTACGCAGACTTGGCAGCAGCCGTATCTCGTGCGGGTGGATTAGGTCAAATCACGGCGATGTCGCTATCATCCTCCAGCGAATTGGAAAGAGAAATCAATAAAGTATATGAGCAGACGGATCAACCTTTTGGTGTGAATTTTGCCATTGGTCAACACGGACGACCTTATGAAGAGATGCTAGAGGTCGCCATTGAGAAAAAAGTGCCCGTGATTAGTATGACTGGTGGCAACCCTCAACCGCTACTCGAACGCCTACAAGGAACGGGAACAGCCACGCTAGTGCTCGTCTCATCCGTGCGCCAGGCCCAAAAAGCGGAAGCGCTAGGGGCCGATGCGGTTATGGCGGTAGGACAAGAAGGGGGCGGGCATTTAGGGCGTGACGATACGGGTACGATGGTCCTCATTCCGCGTGTTGTTGACGCTGTATCCATCCCTGTTGCCGCAAGTGGCGGAATAGGAGATGGAAGAGGACTACTCGCTGCGTTAGCTTTAGGGGCGGACGGGATTGAGATGGGCACACGCTTTATCGCCACCAAAGAATGCTTGCATGCTCATCAAGCTTATCAGTCCCTTATCCTGCAAGGGAGTGAAAATGACACTGTGGTGATTAAGCGTACCCTTGGGGCCCCGGCCAGAGCTTTGGATACGCGAACCACGCGCTTAATTCTAGAAAAAGAAGGGCAAGGTGCCACTTACGACCATCTCCAACCCCTTATCAGTGGTCAAACAAATAAAAAATTAATTCACGAAGGTCATATAGACGAAGGGTTCGGCTGGGCAGGTCAGGTGATAGGAATGATTGACGATGTCCCTAGTGTGGCAGATCTGCTAGAGCGAATGGAGGAAGAGGCACAGGCGCGGGTCAAGAGATGTCAAGAAGCAGTAGATAACAATGGATAA